The window GTTTCACCTCCAGTGTTCCTGCACAGCGCCTGGATCCTCCAACCAACCTGACAGGATCTGAACAGAAACAAGAGCGTCATCGGCAAAACAATAAAGCAAGTTTTCAAACCAAATCAGCTGCAGCTCTTCTTCTACCTGCGCAGGTGAGTTCAACAGCTTTGCCAGCTGAGCAGGTGTTTCTGTCTGAGTCTGAGGTTGTACAGTCCAGGAGAGCAGACTCGTTTCCTGAACACTGGAACTCTTTGGTCCACGTTGGAGCCTCCACTTCTTCAT of the Plectropomus leopardus isolate mb unplaced genomic scaffold, YSFRI_Pleo_2.0 unplaced_scaffold94287, whole genome shotgun sequence genome contains:
- the LOC121940806 gene encoding CD5 antigen-like encodes the protein WSSVCEADFDQQDAEVVCRDLGCGAPSVLQGALYEEVEAPTWTKEFQCSGNESALLDCTTSDSDRNTCSAGKAVELTCADPVRLVGGSRRCAGTLEV